CGGCCTCGAACGCATACAGCGCGATCAGGTCGGCACGGGCCTGCGGGTCGCTCACGAACCGGCTGGACAGCCAGCGATCTGGATCGGCGGCCCGGACCTGGGCATCGAGTCCGGCTTCGCTCATCCGGACGCGGCCGGGTTGGATACCCCGCTCCTTCGCAGCGCCCAGCCGAACGCGATCAGGAATACGGCCATGGCGCTTTCGAGAAGGCGCTGGAACAGACCGCCCAGTTCCACGTCGGCGACGATCCCGCCAAACCCGAGCAGGGCCACGGCCGCACAGCCGAGGCCAAGCGGCGCCAGCCACGGAGCCGCGCCGGAACGGGCCGACAGACCTGCCAGGGCGAGCCCGACCACGCCCGTGAGATAGCCGGTGCCCCCGATCAGGTCGTGCATCAGGGCGTCCAGGGTGGGCTCGGACCGGGCGCACTCGAAGGCGCACGGATAGAGCCCTGCTCCGGCAAGGCTGAGCCCGTACCAACCGAGCAGCAGACAGGCGACGACGGCCAGGAGATTTCGGCGCAGAATCCAGCCGGCCAACCCGCAGAAGGCCGTGATCAACAGGCCACTGGGCACGAACCCGAGCCAGCTGACCGCAGGCCCGGTGACAGCCCCCGTGGCTCCGAGCTCGCTGATGTACTGACGCAGGTGGTCGTAACCGGGATAGAGCGCCCCGCCGATGACGATCGCCGCCAGCTGGATGCCCTCGCCCAGCAACAGAAGGACGAAGGCGAGGCGCGGCGCCGTCATGGCCGATCAGCCAAACAGGGTCTGGTACATCGCCATGGAGGTCAGCATCGGCAGGCTGAGCAGCAGGTTGGTGCGGCTGGCCAGCATGGCGACCCGGGCGGCCTTGGCCTTCTTGTCGTCGTCGACGACGACGATGCCCAGCGCCCGCTTCTGGTTCGGCCAGATGATGCCCCAGACGTTCAGAAACATCACGATGGCCAGCCAGACGCCCACGCCCATCAGCGCATAGCCCTGATCACCCTCGACCAGACCACCCGCGAAACCGAAGCTCATGACCTCGGCCGAATAGGCGTGACCCTTCAAGCCCATGACGGCCAGGCCGGCGATCACGGTGAACAGGGCCGCCCAGCGAAACCAGAACAGGGCCTCGGGCGCGATGTATTTCGAGATGGCCGGCTTCAGCTCGCCCGGGATCGACGGCATGACCCGGATCTGGACGAAGTTGAAGTAGTAGAGAAGCCCGATCCACAGGATGCCGAACCCGACGTGGGCCCAGCGCGCCACGGCCTGTCCGAACGTCAGCGCATCGACGCCCGACACGCGCGCGAAGGCAAAGATCATGATCGCCGCCAGCGCCAGGCTGAGGATCAGCGTGGTGCGAAAGTTCGAAAGCAGATTGGCCATGGTGGTCGTTCCCCCTGAGTCGTCAGCGGCAAGCTAGGGCGATCAGGGCCGGCTCGCCATCCCCAGCTTGACGGGTTTGGCATCCTCGGCGAGTTCGCCGCGCTTGACGCCCCACAGCAGGATAATCGGCGCGCCGACATAGATCGAAGAATAGGTGCCGATGATGATCCCGAACATCAGGGCGATCGAGAAGCCGAACAGGGCCTCGCCGCCGAAGAAGGCCAGGGCCGCCAGCACCATGACCGCCGTCACGCCGGTGATGATCGTCCGCGACAGGGTCTCGTTCAGCGACAGGTCGATGACCTCGCGCAGGGGCATCGTCTTGTACTTGCGCAGGTTCTCGCGAAGACGGTCGAAGACCACGACGGTGTCGTTCATCGAATAGCCGATGACGGTCAGGATGGCGGCCACCATGTTCAGGCTGAACTCCAGCTTGAACAGGACGATCAGGCCGAAGGTCAGGATGACGTCGTGCAGCAGGCCGGCGACGGCCCCGAAGCCGAACTGCGGTTCGAACCGGAACCAGATATAGGCGAACATCAGAAGGATCGCGACGCCCAGGGCCAGCAGGCCCGAGGTGAACAGCTCGCCGGAGACCTTGGAACCGACCACCTCCACGCCCGAATAGCTGACCTGGCCCACGGCCTGGTTGATGGCGCTCTGGACGCTGTTGACCACCGCGGTCTGGTCGCGACCCTCGGGGACCTGGAAGCGCACGATGGCGGTCGAACCGTCCTCGACGTTGGTATCGCGACGCGCGATGCCCTGCACGCCGACGTCACCGATCTCCAGCCCGGACACGGCCTCGCGGATGGCCTCGGCGTTGATGGACTGTCCGGCGGGCTTGTAGACCTCCATCGAGGCCCCGCCCCGGAAGTCGATGCCCATGTTCAGCCCCGGATAGAAGCAGCCGATGATGGAGGCCGTGCACAGCACGACCGACAGCACGGCGGCCAGCCGGGCGTATTTGACGAAGTGGAAGTTGGTCTTCTGCGGAAGGACCTTGATCAGGGGCCACCAGGTCATCGCACGCTCTCCGCGATCGGCAGGGTCTTCGATTTGGTGGTCTTCAGCCAGTAGGCCAGCAGGACCTGCGCCACGAGGACCGACGAGAAGACGGACGTGAACACCCCGATGGACAGGGTCCAGGCGAAGCCGCGCACCGGTCCGGCCCCGAAGATGAACATGATCGCCGCCGCCACTAGGGTCGTCAGGTTGGCGTCGATGATGGTGCCCATAGCCTTGTTGAAGCCGGCGTCCAGACTGGCGATCACTGATCGACCGGCCCGCGCCTCGTCCCGGATCCGCTCATAGATCAGCACGTTGGCGTCCACGGCCACGGCGAACGTCAGGACCAGACCGGCGATCCCGGGCAGGGTCAGCGTCGCCTGTGTCAGGGACATGGCCGCGATGATGAGCAGCCCGTTCAGCACCAGACCGATGACCGAGATGCCTCCGAACAGGAAGCCGTAGGCCAGGATCATGAAGGCGACGATGATGATGAAGCCGATGATCGTCGAGATCTTGCCGTTCTGGACGGCGTCGGCCCCCAGTTCGGCGGTCACGGTCCGGCGTTCCTCGACCTTCAGCGGAGCCGGCAGAGCCCCGCCATTCAGCAGATTTACCAGTTCCGACGCCTGGGCGATCGTGAATGTGCCCTCGATGATGCCCGAGCCGCCGAGGATCGCGCCGTTGATCGTCGGGGCCGAGATGACCTTGCCGTCCAGAATGATGGCGAAGGGCTTGCCGATGTTGGCCGCGGTCGCCTCGCCGAAGCGTCGTGCGCCCTGACCGTCGAAGCGGAAGCCGATGGCGGGCCGTCCGCTCTGGTCGGCGCTGACCTCGGCCTTGGTCAGGTTTTCACCCGACACCAGAATCCGCTTCTTCACCAGATAGGGCGTCTGTCCGTCGTCGCCGACGAGAAGCTGGGCATCCGGGGGCACCCGACCGGCGAGCGCGTCCTGGATCGAATTCTCCGTGTCCACCATCTGGAAGGTCAGCTGGGCCGTCTGGCCGATGACGCGTTCCAGCGCGGCGGGATCGCTCTCGCCGGGGGCCTGGACGACGATCCGCTCGGCACCCTGACGGGTGATCGAAGGTTCGCGGGTGCCGAGGCTGTCGATCCGGCGGCGCACGACCTCGATGGACTGGTCCACGGCCGTGGCCCCCATCGTGTCGAGCGTCTGCTGGGTAAAGGCCAGGCGCACGCGGCCATCGGACAGGCGCGTCGCCGCCCGTTCGGCGGCGCCGTTGGCACCCGGTGCGCCGATCAGCTTGCGCAGTTCCTGATAGGCTGCCTCGGCCTGCGACGGATCGGCCAGGGTGACCACCGCCCCGCCCGACTCGCGGGTGATCTGATTGGTGGCGATGCCGGCCTCGCGAAGCCCGACGCGGATGTCCTCGATCAGGTTGTCGATCCGCTTGGTGCGCATCGCGTCCACGTCGACTTCCAGCAGCAGATACGACCCGCCCTGCAGGTCCAGCCCCAGGTTCAGCGTGTTCTTGGGCATGAAACCCGGAAGTGCCGCGCGCTGGGACGGGCTCAGCACATTGGGCAGGGCCAGCAGCAGGCCGAACACCAGCGCAGCGATCAGAACGATGACTTTCCAGCGGGACAGCTGAATCATGGACGCGACTTCCGGTTCAGCGGTCGGGGATCAGGACTTGGAAATGGCCTTGGTGTCGTTCGCGGCGATCGCGGTGCGATTGCGCACCTCGGCGATCATGCCCTTGACCACGCGCACGTTGACGGAGGGCGCGATCTCGACGTTGACCTCGGCATCCTCGACCCGCGTGACCTTGCCGATCAGACCCGACGACAGGACGATGGTGTCGCCGCGCTTGACCGCCGCGATCAGGGCCGCGTGTTCCTTGGCGCGCTTCTGCTGCGGACGGATCAGCAGGAAGTAGAACAGCACGAAGATCGCGACGAAGGGCAGAAACTGCACGATGAGGCCCATGGGGCCTGCGTCAGCGGTAGGTGTCATAGGTCAATCCCCACGCGGGCAGGCCACACGTCGGGGCGCCCTTTGAAAACAAGGCGCGATACCTAGGGCCGAGCCTTCAACAATGCAACGCCGCTACCTCGGCAACACCGTCAGCGGATCGATCGCCACCGGCTCGTCGCCCTGCATCCGCCGGGTCTCGTAGTGGATCGAGGGTCGGCCGTCGCCGGCGGTCAGGCCCACGGTGCCGATCTGCTGGCCCGCGCGAACGTCCGCCCCGTCGTCCACGGTCGCCGAGCCCAGATGGCCGTAGACCGTGCGCCAGCCGTCGCGGTGCACGATAAGGACCGTCAGCCCCTGCCCCACCAGGTCGTCGCCGACATAGGCCACGCGTCCGTCCGCCGACGCGACCACCGAGGCCCCCGCGGAGGCACCGATATTGATGCCGTTGTTGCGTTCTCCCATCCCCACCGGGCCGAACCGGCGCACGATCTCGCCGCGCACGGGCCACTGCAGGGCGACCGACGAGCTGATCGGAGCCGTCCCGACCTGTCCGCTGCTGGCCGGCTGGCGTGACGGCGGCGGGGCCGCGGGGTTGCCGGAAGGCGGGGGAGGCGGCGGCGGGGCCATCCCGTTTTCGGGGACCATGACGCCGCGCGGGGCCGGGCCCGTGGCATAGGGATCGGGGCCGGTGTCGACCGCGCTGTCGGGAAGGATGATGTCCTGTCCGACCGTGATCGCGCCGCGCGGGCCGAGGCCGTTCAGGTCGATCAGGGTCTGGACCGGCGTCTGGAAGCGTCGACCGACGCCCGAGATCGTGTCACCGCTCCGGATCGTATAGGCGGCCCCGGCGCTGGTGGAGACCGGCCCGCCGGGCGGCTGATAGGCAGGCGGCGGCACATAGGCCGGCTCGGCCGCAGGCGGGGTATAGGCCGGCGGCTGGTAGGCCGGGGGCGGCGAATAGGTTCCGCCGTTCAGGTTTCCGGTCGTCGCGCCGGACGACGGCGGCGGCAGGGCCCCGCCCTCGATGCTCTCGTAGGGCACGGTCGAAGGCGGCGGCGCTTCATAGGGTGGCGGTTCGATCGCCGGCGACTGCGGCTGGTTCGCCACGCCCGACCCGTATCCGGTCATCGGCCGCGTCGAATAGCGCGGCTCGGTCGGATAGCTGGCGCACGCCGTCGTCGCCAGCGCCCCGCCCACAAGCAGCACCGCCGTCAGCCAGTTCGAAAGCCGCATAGAACCCCTCCCAGGAAGCATCACACCGTGCCCCGCACCGCTGCCTCTACCAACCCGGCAAACAGCACGAAAGTTGGGCGGGAAGGTTAACGGGGCGAGGCGGCAGGCCGGCTTCTGACATCCACCACAACCCTTCGGTTCAACGGTTCCCCTGTGCCATCTGGCGTTGGGCGGGCGAGCCGGGTCTCTCCAAAGGCCTCGACCACGATGTCGTCCCAGCGGACGCCCTGGCGGATCAGTTCGCTGGCGACGTTGTCGGCGCGGCGTCGGCTGACGGCCATGCTGGCGGCCGCGCTGCCGGCCGTGTCCGCGTAACCCTGCACGCGATAGACGGTTTGCCCGGGCTGGTAGTCGGCCACGATGAAGCGCATGCGGCGCGCCCCGTCCGACGCGACCTCGGTGCCGCCTTCAGGGAAGAAGAGCGGCCAGAAATGCCAGAGCGCATAATAGGGCGGGTCGTCCTGACCGACGTCCAGGGGCACACAGTGCGCGGAAGGGGATGGGATCGGCTCGATCTTCACGCGACCCACGCCCACCCCGACCCGGACAAGCTCGAGCAGGACCTGGTCGACGCGCTCACGATCCAGCGCCGATCCGTCGTCGGCGACGCTGCCCCCGAGCACGGCGTGCGGCCATCTCCCCGGGCCCGTCTGCATCTCCAGACCCACCTCGCGCACGGCGGCATAGGCGTCTGCGGTCAGCTGGGCCGTCCCGGGCTCGAAGCACACCGACCGCGTCTGCGCCGCGGCGGGCCAGCCGATAACGATGACAGAAAGTCCGAACGCCAGGGCAGGAAAAACACGCATAGGACGCATCATGCCTGCCCGCGCGGGGGCGGTCACCCCTCCTTCGCCGTTCCCTCGACCAGAGGCACGAACCGCACCTCGCACAGGCTCTCGCGCCGGAACGAGCCGTCGTCCTGGCCGGTGTAGCGATGCAGCATCTGCACCGAGGTCCGCCCGACCGGGCACACCAGCACACCGCCGGGCTTCAGCTGTTTCAGCAGCTCGGTCGGCTCGGTCGGCGAGGCGGCCGTGACCATGATCCGGTCGAACGGCGCCTGTTCGGGCCAGCCCAGGCCGCCGTCGGAATGTTTGGTGATGACGTTGTCGATGCCCAGGGTCCGCAGCTTGCCCTCGGCCTCGACCATAAGGCTGCGATAGCGTTCGACGGAATAGACATAGCGCGCCAGCCGGCTCAGGACCGCGCACTGGTAGCCGCTGCCGGTGCCGATCTCGAGCACGCGGTGGCGCGCCTGGACGTCCAGCGCCTGGGTCATCAGGCCGACGATATAGGGCTGGCTGATCGTCTGGGCGCAGTCGATCGGCAGGGCCTGATCCTCCCACGCCTGATCCAGGAATTTCTCGTGCACGAACACGGCGCGGTCGATGGATTCCATCGCCCCCAGCACGCGGGGGTCGGTCACCCCCTGCTGGCGCAGCGACAGGATCAGCCGCCCGGCCCGGTCGTCCTTCAGGTTCATTCCGCCAGCGCCTTGGGCGGGGCCCCGCCCAGCACGCCCTTCAGGTCATGCACGCTGGGCCTGTGCGTCAGGTCGATGTGCAGGGGCGTGACGCTGATCTTCCCGTCGTCCATGGCGCGCAGGTCGGTGCCCGGCGTGTGGTCCTGTTTCGTGCCGCGAAAGCTCATCCAGTAGTAGTCGCGGCCGCGCAGGTCGGTGCGTTTCACCGCATGCATCTCACCGGCCTGACGGAAGCCCTGCACCGTCACCTCGACCTCGGTCACGTCCTCGGGCGCGCGGGCCGGGAAGTTCAGGTTCATGACCACGCCGGGCTCCCAGGTCTGGGCCAGCAGGCGGCTGATGATGGCGGGGGCGAAGGTCTCGGAGGTTTCCCAATGGGCGGTCACCTCGTCGTGGAACCGCTCCAGCGACTGGCTCAGGGCGATCGAGCGTATGCCGAAGGCCATGCCCTGCAGCGCGCCGGCGACCGTGCCGGAATAGGAACAGTCCTCGCCGACGTTGTGCCCCCGGTTGACCCCCGACAGCACCAGATCGGGCCGCTCCGGCATCAGGTCGTTGACGGCCAGGACGACGCAGTCGGTCGGCGTCCCCGTGACCGAGAACCGCTTGTCGCCGAACCGGTTGACCCGCAGGGGCTCGGTCAGGGTGATCCCCCGCCCCTTGCCGGACTGTTCCTCATGCGGGGCCACGATCCAGACGTCGTCGCTCAGCGTCCGCGCGATCCGCTCGAGACACGCCAGCCCCTCGGCCTCGATCCCGTCGTCGTTGGTGAGGAGGATTCTCATCAGGCTCCGCCGACGTGGGTCAGGCCGCCCATGTACGGCACCAGCGCCTCGGGCGCCGCGATCCGCCCGCCCTCGTCCTGATAGTTCTCCATGATCGCCACCAGCGTCCGCCCGACCGCGAGGCCCGAGCCGTTCAGCGTGTGCACGAACTCCGGCTTGCCGCCGCCGGCGCGCTTGAACCGCGCATCCATGCGCCGCGCCTGGAAGTCCCCGCAGTTGGAGACCGAGCTGATCTCCCGATAGGCCCCCTGGCTGGGCAGCCAGACCTCCAGGTCGAAGGTCTTCCGGGCCGAGAAGCCCATGTCGCCCTTGCACAGCAGCATCCGGCGATAGGGCAGCCCCAGCCGCTGCAGCACGGTCTCGGCACAGGTCGTCATCCGCTCGTGCTCGTCGTCGCTGGCCTCGGGCGTGGTGATGGAGACGAGCTCGACCTTGTGGAACTGGTGCTGGCGGATCAGCCCGCGCGTATCCCGCCCCGCCGACCCCGCCTCGGCCCGGAAGCAGGGCGTCAGGGCGGTAAGGCGCAAGGGAAGTTCATCCTCCGCCGTGATCTGCTCGCGCACGAGGTTGGTCAGGGAGACTTCGGCGGTGGGGATGAGCCAGCGGCGGCCCTCGAAGTAAGTCATCCGCTTGCCCATCTCTTGGAACTCCGCATCGGATAGCGTCTCGAAGCCGTCGAGGTGCACGCCTGCGGCAAAAGCGGCTTTAAGCGTTCGCTCGATCTCGGCCCGCTGTTCCAATGGCATCTGGAAAAGATCTTCCCAGAACTTCGGCAGTTGCCCTGTACCGAACATCGCGTCGTCCTTGACCAGGTACGGCGGATTGACCTCCAGATAGCCGTGCTCGGTTGTCTGCAGGTCCAGCATGAACTGGCCGATGGCGCGTTCCAGCCGCGCCAGTCCGCCCTTCAACACGGCGAACCGCGCCCCCGACATCCGCGCCGCCGCCTCGAAGTCCAGCAGGCCCAGCGCCTCACCCAGATCGGCATGGTCCTTGGCCGGACCCGTCCGCCGGGGTTCGCCCCAGACGGACACCTCGACATTGCCAGCCTCGTCCTCGCCGTCCGGCACGTCGTCGGCCGCGAGGTTCTTCTGCGCCGCCAGCAGGTCGCGCAGGGCCGTGCCCTTGTCCGCCTCGACGGCCTCAGCCGCTGCGATCTCGGCCTTCAGCCCCTCGACCTCGGCCTTCAGCCGGTCGGCCTCGGCCATGTCCTTCTTGCCCATCGCCGCCCCGATCAGCTTGGACGTGGCATTGCGCCGGGCCAGCGCGTCCTGCCCCGCCGTCTGGGCGGCGCGCAGCGCGGTATCCAGGCTCAGGATCTCGGCGACCAGCGCCTTTGCATCCTCGACGCCTCGCGCCGACCAGCCCGCCACGAAGGTGTCCGGGGTCTCTCGAATGGCGCGGATGTCATGCATGGCGGGCGGTCTTCATGGGGCGGGCGGGATGAGCCGCTGTCCTAGCGGGCGTCGCGAGTCCTCGCAAACATCCAGAGAGCCCTTCTCCCCTTGCGGGAGAAGGAAAACAGCGCCGCTTGACGCCCCACCCGCTGCGGCGCGATGTGCGCCCCTGTTCATCCCCCGGATATCCCTGCCCATGAAGCGTCTCGCCCTCTCCGCGTGCCTCGCGACCCTGCTGCTCGCTTCGACCTCGGCTCTGGCGCAGGTCGACGGCTATGCCGGTCACCCGCAGACGCCCCAGCCGATCCCCGCCGTAGTCGATCAGGCCTGGTCAGGCGTGGTGCGGCTGGAGGTCGACGCCACGGACCTGAACCGTCGCATCTATCAGGTGCGCGAGACGATTCCGGTCGAGCGTGCCGGGCCGATGACCCTGTTCTTCCCGCAATGGCTGCCCGGCAATCACGGACCGGTCGGGCCGATCGTCCAGCTGGGCGGCCTGATCATCACCGCCAATGGCCAGCGGGTAGAATGGATACGCGATACGCTGAGCCCCTGGGCCTATCACATCGAGGTTCCGGCGGGCGCGACCGAGATCGTCGCCACCTTCCAGCACCTGTCGCCGACGACGGGAAGCCAGGGTCGCATCACCATGACGGCCGAGATGCTGAACGTGCAGTGGGAGAAGATGCTGCTGTATCCGGCCGGGCGCTTCCACCGGAACATCACCACCCAGGCCAGCATCACCCTGCCCACCGGATGGCAGTTCGGCACGGCGCTGGAGCCCGAGACGACGGCCGGCAACACCACCACCTTCAAGCCGGTGACGCTGGACGTCCTGGTCGACAGCCCGATGTTCGCGGGTGAGCACTATCGCCAGATCGACCTGGATCCAGGCGGCCGCTCGCCCGTCCGCCTGAACATCGTCGCCGACGAGGCCTCGAACATCGCCCCCACCGATGAGCAGATCGGCATCCTGCGGAACCTGGTGGACCAGGCCGACTATCTGTTCGGAGCCCGGCACTACGACCACTACGATTTCCTGATGGCCATGACCGACCGCCTGGGCGGGATCGGGCTGGAGCATCACCGGTCGTCCGAGAACAGCGTCGACCCGGAGTTCTTCACCAGCTGGGAGTCGAAGCTGGGCGACCGCGACCTGCTGGCCCACGAATACACCCACTCCTGGGACGGCAAGTACCGGCGCCCGGCCGGTCAGGACGTCGCCAACTTCAACATCCCGATGCAGAACACCCTGCTGTGGGTCTATGAGGGCCAGACCCAGTTCTGGGGCAAGGTGCTGGCCGCACGGTCCGGCCTGCACAACCGCCAGCAGGCGCTGGACGCCTTGGCCATGGACGCCGCAACCTATGACAACACCGTCGGCCGCGAATGGCGGGCGATGCAGGACACCGTCAACGATCCGATCATCCAGCAGCGCGCGCCCATCGGCTGGCGCGCCTGGCAGCGCAGTGAGGACTACTATGTCGAGGGCCAGCTGATCTGGCTGGATGCCGATACCCTGATCCGCGAGAAGACCAACGGCCGCCGCTCGCTGGACGACTTCGCCAAGGCCTTCTTCGGCATGAACGACGGCGACTACAGCGCCAACCCCTATACGTTCGAAGAGGTGGTCGCGACGCTGAACGGGGTGGTCGAGCACGACTGGGCCACCTTCCTGCGCACCCGTCTGGACGGTCACGGCCCGGGCGCGCCGCTGGACGGCCTGACGCGCGGCGGCTACCGGCTGGTCTATACCGACACGCCCAGCGACTATCAGAAGACGCTGTACGGCGAATACGGCCGCAACGACTTCACCTATTCGCTCGGCTTCCAGACCAGCGCGACGAACCAGATCGGCAGCGTGATGTGGAACGGCCCGGCCTTCCAGCTGGGCCTGGCCCCCGGCATGCAGATCATCGCCGTCAACGGCGAGGAGGCCTCGGCCTCGCGTCTGTCGAACGCCGTGACCGCGGCCAAAGGCACGGACGAGAAGATCGAGCTGATCGTCAAGGACGGCACCCGTTTCCGTACCGTGACCTTCGACTATCACGACGGCCTGAAGTATCCGCATCTGGAGCGGATCGAGGGCACGCCGGATCGTCTGGGCGACCTGTTCACGGCCCGCCGGCGCTAGACCGACGCAGGACCGGTCGGGCCGTCAGATCGGCTCGACCGGGTTCGCCGCCCAGGCGGCCCGGATGCGCGCAATCAGGTCCGGGCGCGGGTCAAGGGCCGTCTTGCCGATGGCTATCACCGGACAGGCCGGGGTCGCGCTGTTGCAGATGAAGGCGGCGTCGAAGGCTGAAAGCTCCGCGACGGGCACGGGCGCGGCGCGCTGATCCAGACCGACCGCGGACAGGCCTTGCGCGATCAGGGCCTGGGCCACGCCCGCCAGCATCGGGGCCTGCGGCCAGACGACGGTGTCGCCCGTGACGAAGCCGATGTTCCAGCTGCTGCCTTCGGAGATCACGCCGTCCGGGTCCGCGAACAGGGCGTCGTCGAACCCTTCCGTGCGGGCGGATCGACGGGCCCGGATCAGGCCCATACTGGCCGTGTGCTTGATGTGCGGCTCTTCGCGTCCATAGGTCTGGACCTGCAGGCGCAGACTGTCGGCCAGCGGAGGGGGTGGCGGCGACACGGACGTCATGACCTTCGGCGCACCGACCCCTGACGGCATCCGGGGCCAGATGTCCGGCGAGAACAGGCTGATCCGGACCCAGGCCTCGCGCCGGTCGCCCAGCGCGGTCCGCAGCAGGTCACGCAGGTGCCCCTGCCCCACCGCCGCGCCGAACAGCTCGACCGAAGACGCCTCCAGCCGCGCCAGATGCAGGGCCAGCCCCCGCACGCCGCCGTCCTCCACCCGAAACGAGGTGTAGGCCCCGTAGTTGACCAGGGCGAGGTAGTGGAGGTCGGCCTCGGTGGGCGCGAGCCCGTCGATCAGGATATCGCTCACCGATCCCCCTAGTCTTCCCCGTCACCCTCGACCTCGGGTTCATCCCCGCCGCCCGTTTCCGCCAGCCGCTCGACCGACACGACCCGTTCGCCCTCGGCGGTGCGGAAGATGGTGACGCCCTGCGACGACCGGCCGACGATGCGGACCTGGCCCACGCGCGTGCGGATCATCTGGCCGCTGGATGTGACCAGCAGCAGGTCGTCGCTCTCCTCGACCGGGAAGGCGGCGGCGAGACGCTTGCCCGCGCGACCGCCCAGACCGTGGGCCGTCAGCCCCTGCCCGCCCCGACCGGTGCGGCGGTAT
This DNA window, taken from Brevundimonas subvibrioides ATCC 15264, encodes the following:
- a CDS encoding M61 family metallopeptidase, producing the protein MKRLALSACLATLLLASTSALAQVDGYAGHPQTPQPIPAVVDQAWSGVVRLEVDATDLNRRIYQVRETIPVERAGPMTLFFPQWLPGNHGPVGPIVQLGGLIITANGQRVEWIRDTLSPWAYHIEVPAGATEIVATFQHLSPTTGSQGRITMTAEMLNVQWEKMLLYPAGRFHRNITTQASITLPTGWQFGTALEPETTAGNTTTFKPVTLDVLVDSPMFAGEHYRQIDLDPGGRSPVRLNIVADEASNIAPTDEQIGILRNLVDQADYLFGARHYDHYDFLMAMTDRLGGIGLEHHRSSENSVDPEFFTSWESKLGDRDLLAHEYTHSWDGKYRRPAGQDVANFNIPMQNTLLWVYEGQTQFWGKVLAARSGLHNRQQALDALAMDAATYDNTVGREWRAMQDTVNDPIIQQRAPIGWRAWQRSEDYYVEGQLIWLDADTLIREKTNGRRSLDDFAKAFFGMNDGDYSANPYTFEEVVATLNGVVEHDWATFLRTRLDGHGPGAPLDGLTRGGYRLVYTDTPSDYQKTLYGEYGRNDFTYSLGFQTSATNQIGSVMWNGPAFQLGLAPGMQIIAVNGEEASASRLSNAVTAAKGTDEKIELIVKDGTRFRTVTFDYHDGLKYPHLERIEGTPDRLGDLFTARRR
- a CDS encoding aminotransferase class IV gives rise to the protein MSDILIDGLAPTEADLHYLALVNYGAYTSFRVEDGGVRGLALHLARLEASSVELFGAAVGQGHLRDLLRTALGDRREAWVRISLFSPDIWPRMPSGVGAPKVMTSVSPPPPPLADSLRLQVQTYGREEPHIKHTASMGLIRARRSARTEGFDDALFADPDGVISEGSSWNIGFVTGDTVVWPQAPMLAGVAQALIAQGLSAVGLDQRAAPVPVAELSAFDAAFICNSATPACPVIAIGKTALDPRPDLIARIRAAWAANPVEPI